From Flexistipes sp., one genomic window encodes:
- a CDS encoding cytochrome-c peroxidase, with translation MKKHSIFIMLACVLTASIGFAQSSLMEQAREYFEPVPMGAPELKDNPLTYEKIELGKLLYFDPRLSKSGLISCNTCHNIGLGGDDDQEVSTGHGWQKGPRNAPTVFNSVFNVAQFWDGRAEDLAEQAKGPVQASVEMNNTPERVVKTLKSIPEYVEYFKKAFPEDSDPVTFDNMADAIEAFEATLLTPGSRFDKYLKGQENALNKKEKEGLQAFMNNGCAECHKGVNMGGHDYYPFGVVEMPDEEIIQNDVGRFAVTDTSEDKYVFKSPSLRNIAITEPYFHSGKVWSLKEAVKIMGSAQLGIELSENDVEAILAFLKTTTGVQPKIEYPIMPPSTEDTPKPALD, from the coding sequence ATGAAGAAACACAGTATTTTTATTATGCTTGCTTGTGTCCTTACTGCAAGCATAGGGTTTGCTCAAAGTTCTCTTATGGAGCAGGCAAGAGAATATTTTGAGCCGGTTCCAATGGGTGCACCAGAATTAAAAGATAACCCTCTAACTTATGAAAAGATTGAGCTTGGGAAATTATTATATTTTGACCCAAGGCTCTCCAAAAGTGGATTGATAAGCTGCAATACCTGCCACAATATTGGTCTTGGTGGCGATGATGATCAGGAAGTTTCAACGGGACACGGATGGCAAAAAGGTCCGAGAAATGCACCAACGGTCTTTAACTCTGTTTTTAATGTAGCGCAGTTCTGGGACGGAAGAGCTGAGGATCTAGCCGAGCAAGCCAAAGGCCCTGTACAGGCAAGTGTTGAAATGAACAATACTCCAGAAAGAGTTGTTAAAACACTAAAAAGCATTCCTGAATACGTTGAATATTTCAAAAAAGCGTTCCCGGAGGATTCTGATCCTGTAACATTTGATAATATGGCTGATGCCATTGAAGCATTTGAAGCAACACTCTTAACACCTGGTTCACGTTTTGATAAATATCTCAAAGGTCAGGAAAACGCATTAAATAAGAAAGAAAAAGAAGGCTTACAGGCCTTTATGAATAATGGCTGCGCAGAATGCCATAAAGGTGTCAATATGGGAGGACATGATTACTATCCTTTTGGCGTGGTTGAGATGCCTGATGAGGAAATTATACAGAATGATGTGGGCAGGTTTGCGGTCACAGACACCTCCGAAGATAAGTATGTATTCAAATCTCCTTCACTCAGAAATATTGCAATTACTGAGCCTTATTTCCACTCAGGCAAGGTATGGAGTTTAAAAGAAGCTGTAAAAATAATGGGTTCAGCCCAGTTAGGTATAGAGCTTTCCGAAAATGACGTGGAAGCTATTTTAGCCTTTTTAAAAACAACAACGGGTGTGCAACCTAAGATTGAATATCCTATTATGCCACCTTCAACCGAAGATACCCCAAAGCCTGCCTTGGATTAA
- a CDS encoding YqaA family protein, whose protein sequence is MRKPVLKPFSKVFLALIISFMLLLTVLVFLNYYKIEHELLDFVKDYGLFAIFLISFFTDVLFQPIGPDVAVIGGVLIYKEFLYSVFFASLGSVLASFLSYFFGRMFRSYGMHKLNSSAKYHKWRRIYARYGLISLSIGALTPVPYVPMCWIAGLFNVKIYKFILFGLVPRVIRFTTLGMIAHYVNMSIS, encoded by the coding sequence GTGAGAAAACCTGTATTAAAACCCTTCAGTAAAGTTTTTCTTGCTCTTATAATTTCGTTTATGCTTCTTTTAACAGTTTTAGTATTTCTTAATTACTACAAAATTGAGCACGAGCTCCTTGATTTTGTAAAAGATTACGGGTTGTTTGCCATATTTCTGATAAGTTTTTTTACTGATGTTCTTTTTCAGCCTATAGGGCCTGATGTGGCAGTAATCGGCGGTGTCCTGATTTATAAGGAATTTCTTTATTCCGTATTCTTTGCCTCATTGGGGAGTGTTTTAGCAAGTTTCTTAAGTTATTTTTTTGGGCGAATGTTCAGATCATACGGAATGCATAAACTGAATTCTTCTGCAAAATATCATAAATGGAGAAGGATTTATGCCAGATACGGGCTTATAAGTCTGAGTATAGGAGCGCTTACTCCGGTACCATATGTGCCCATGTGTTGGATTGCCGGTTTGTTTAATGTGAAAATATATAAATTTATCCTGTTTGGTCTTGTTCCAAGAGTAATAAGGTTTACAACATTGGGAATGATAGCCCACTATGTTAATATGTCGATTTCATAA
- a CDS encoding aspartate:alanine exchanger family transporter — MHLEIIFQLFLIITLGYIVGSIKIKGFSLDISAILIVALVAGHFGVRLPEEFKYFGLAIFIYSIGLQSGPGFFETIRNKGLKLNIIAACLVGTIFLEIMIVSKMLGFTKDVQAGLFTGVMTNAPALAASLEASSSPSISVVFGLVYPFCIVLTILYPKIIPGLLKVDMSEERRRYEESVRQRYPSIATKNFRITNENFKNQHITKSEVQEMTNTIIERIESEYPIEDTEMDHTMHFGDIVRVTGTKDQMDKVKVILGEEVSDSVTFHDNLKVLRLLVTTKKVVGKKISELKELTAVGASISKVRRAGIDINPTPNLTLMLGDKLYITVPEKFEKRVTNFIGNNLLNFPAGDFLPISMGILIGMSIGFIPLNIPGFGYFKLSFVGGILLTALVLGRIGRTGKLVWQLSPHSTSLMKTLGQLIFMATIGTNAGAYLLQSINTLGFTSIYIALGILLITYSAFTFVMFKMLKYNVLDILGVFSGSMTSTPALSMATEVCDSGRPSVAYAAVYPFALIITIFLAQAIL; from the coding sequence ATGCATTTAGAGATAATATTTCAACTGTTTTTGATTATTACACTGGGCTACATTGTTGGCAGCATAAAAATCAAAGGTTTTTCTCTTGATATTTCAGCAATACTTATTGTGGCGCTTGTTGCAGGCCATTTCGGAGTTCGCCTTCCGGAAGAATTTAAATATTTTGGCCTTGCTATTTTTATTTATTCCATCGGTTTGCAGTCCGGCCCCGGCTTTTTCGAAACTATTAGAAACAAGGGATTAAAACTTAACATTATAGCTGCATGTCTTGTCGGAACAATTTTCCTGGAAATTATGATTGTTTCTAAAATGCTGGGGTTTACAAAGGATGTTCAGGCCGGCCTTTTTACCGGGGTTATGACAAATGCTCCGGCACTTGCTGCCAGTCTGGAGGCAAGCAGTTCTCCTTCAATATCCGTTGTTTTCGGTCTTGTATATCCTTTTTGTATTGTCCTGACAATACTTTATCCTAAGATTATTCCCGGCCTTCTGAAGGTGGACATGAGCGAGGAGAGAAGGAGATATGAAGAAAGTGTCAGACAGCGTTATCCGTCTATTGCGACAAAAAACTTCAGAATAACCAATGAGAATTTCAAAAACCAGCATATAACCAAATCCGAAGTTCAGGAGATGACCAACACAATTATCGAAAGAATCGAATCAGAATATCCGATTGAAGATACGGAAATGGATCACACAATGCATTTCGGAGATATTGTGAGGGTTACCGGTACAAAAGACCAAATGGACAAGGTTAAAGTAATTCTCGGAGAAGAAGTGAGTGACAGCGTCACGTTTCATGACAACCTTAAGGTTCTTAGACTGCTTGTTACAACAAAAAAAGTTGTCGGCAAAAAAATATCCGAACTTAAAGAGCTCACTGCTGTAGGAGCAAGCATCTCAAAGGTAAGGAGAGCCGGTATTGACATTAACCCGACACCTAATCTCACGCTTATGTTGGGAGATAAGTTGTACATTACTGTTCCTGAAAAGTTTGAGAAAAGGGTAACAAATTTTATCGGCAATAACCTTCTTAATTTTCCGGCAGGTGATTTTCTGCCTATTTCCATGGGGATTTTAATTGGTATGAGTATCGGTTTTATTCCGTTGAATATTCCGGGATTCGGATATTTTAAGTTAAGTTTTGTCGGAGGTATTTTGCTTACGGCTTTGGTTCTGGGCAGAATAGGGCGTACAGGAAAACTTGTCTGGCAGCTTTCACCTCATTCTACAAGTCTGATGAAAACATTGGGACAGCTGATTTTTATGGCTACTATAGGTACAAATGCCGGTGCTTATCTTCTGCAATCGATTAATACGCTGGGCTTTACATCAATTTATATTGCATTGGGAATATTATTGATTACGTATAGTGCTTTTACTTTTGTCATGTTTAAAATGTTAAAATACAATGTACTGGATATCCTTGGCGTCTTTTCCGGCAGTATGACTTCAACGCCAGCACTTTCCATGGCCACCGAAGTATGTGATTCGGGCAGACCTTCCGTTGCTTATGCTGCGGTTTATCCCTTTGCTCTCATAATTACAATTTTTCTTGCACAGGCGATACTGTGA
- a CDS encoding TetR/AcrR family transcriptional regulator, protein MEDKTPKFDVILKAAVKVIGQKGYHNAKIKDISNEADVADGTIYNYFSNKEDILVTIFRIKLEDYVNKAQQEIEGIDDTVEKLRILIRYHLKVMSENPDLANVLQIELRQPSKDMRMKVRKHLKNYFNVIENVINDGIEKGVFKKDLHIYLAREMYFGTLDEVVSTWVFSGQHWELMGHVDELTGMFFKAFN, encoded by the coding sequence ATGGAAGATAAAACACCTAAGTTTGATGTTATTTTAAAGGCCGCCGTAAAAGTCATAGGGCAGAAGGGATATCACAACGCCAAAATCAAGGATATTTCAAATGAAGCTGATGTTGCAGATGGGACTATTTATAACTATTTCAGTAACAAGGAAGACATTTTAGTTACAATTTTCAGGATAAAATTGGAAGATTATGTCAATAAAGCCCAACAGGAAATTGAGGGCATTGACGATACCGTTGAAAAACTCCGTATACTTATCAGATATCATCTTAAAGTAATGAGTGAAAACCCTGATCTTGCCAACGTTTTACAGATCGAACTGAGGCAGCCCAGCAAAGATATGCGCATGAAGGTCAGAAAACATCTTAAAAATTATTTTAATGTAATTGAAAATGTGATTAACGACGGAATAGAAAAGGGTGTGTTCAAAAAAGATTTACATATATATCTTGCCCGGGAGATGTATTTCGGAACATTGGATGAGGTAGTTTCCACATGGGTGTTTTCAGGACAGCACTGGGAGTTAATGGGCCATGTTGATGAGCTGACCGGAATGTTTTTTAAAGCTTTTAATTAA
- the proC gene encoding pyrroline-5-carboxylate reductase, which produces MFSGKKIGFIGSGNMASVLIKGILKAGLVEEKSVFASDIDPEKLESLKSEYGINTVFKDNKKVVEDSDIIVLAVKPQIMSRILSEIDEKLDSSKLVISIAAGISTEYIDSLTSNDLKIIRAMPNTPALIMEGATAICPGENVSEDDLKLAREIFSAVGVVVVVDETQMDAVTGLSGSGPAYIFMMIEALSDAGVKMGLSRNVSMKLAAQTVMGAAKLQIETGMHPGRLKDMVTSPGGTAIAGIHTLEQGALRTTLINAVENATLRSKELGKKNGR; this is translated from the coding sequence ATGTTCAGCGGTAAAAAAATAGGTTTCATAGGTTCCGGGAATATGGCTTCGGTTTTAATCAAAGGTATATTAAAAGCCGGCCTTGTGGAGGAAAAGTCCGTTTTTGCAAGTGATATCGATCCAGAGAAGCTTGAAAGTTTAAAATCTGAATACGGTATTAATACGGTATTTAAAGATAACAAAAAAGTTGTAGAAGATAGCGATATAATTGTACTGGCTGTAAAGCCGCAGATAATGAGCAGAATATTATCCGAAATTGATGAGAAACTTGACTCAAGTAAGCTGGTAATCTCAATAGCTGCCGGTATTTCAACAGAGTACATTGACAGCCTTACCAGCAATGATCTGAAAATAATCAGAGCAATGCCGAACACCCCGGCTTTAATTATGGAAGGTGCCACTGCAATATGCCCCGGTGAGAATGTTTCAGAAGATGATTTGAAGCTTGCACGGGAAATATTCAGCGCAGTTGGCGTAGTGGTGGTTGTTGATGAAACTCAGATGGATGCTGTTACAGGTTTGTCCGGAAGCGGCCCTGCTTATATTTTTATGATGATAGAGGCTCTCAGTGATGCCGGTGTTAAAATGGGGCTTTCAAGAAATGTTTCAATGAAGCTGGCAGCCCAGACTGTAATGGGTGCCGCAAAACTTCAGATAGAGACGGGAATGCATCCCGGAAGACTAAAGGATATGGTTACATCTCCAGGCGGAACTGCAATAGCGGGCATACATACCCTTGAGCAGGGTGCATTAAGAACTACTCTGATCAATGCTGTGGAAAATGCCACCCTTAGGTCAAAAGAACTGGGAAAGAAAAATGGAAGATAA
- a CDS encoding alpha/beta hydrolase has product MNIYTNKKKTIFRWFILPWIIGLLLIFLAVGLVTDMDKKLKPFVALDNVSSEELYQLDLKRSYAEGVRLDENLPLYTEGTDNSVGILLIHGFTGSPYEMHELSAYLNSLGYTTYSVRLPGSGTTPENLNEFSYADWYESLKFGYFALKNSCNQVYVAGQSLGGLLASAVGYYNEVSGIIMLNPAFKIKDWRFQFIPLMQLFNSISKKSDFDANYAGYFYDVWPLKGMYQLYLTQKYVKKKLHDYDSPVLLVQAIEDEVVDYKGVLRYFEKIKAKDKKKILVEGKEDMHVLTLNKNSKQQFVFEAISNWIKEKSNVQR; this is encoded by the coding sequence TTGAATATTTATACGAACAAAAAAAAGACGATTTTCAGGTGGTTTATACTCCCCTGGATTATCGGTTTACTTTTAATATTTCTGGCTGTTGGTTTGGTTACTGATATGGATAAAAAACTAAAACCTTTTGTTGCTTTGGATAACGTGAGTTCCGAGGAATTGTACCAGCTTGATCTTAAAAGAAGTTATGCCGAAGGTGTGAGGTTGGATGAGAATCTTCCTCTTTATACTGAAGGAACCGATAATTCTGTCGGAATCCTTTTGATACACGGTTTTACAGGCTCCCCTTATGAAATGCACGAACTTTCAGCATATCTGAACAGTTTAGGATACACTACTTATTCTGTTCGGCTGCCCGGAAGCGGTACCACTCCTGAAAATCTTAACGAATTCAGTTATGCAGACTGGTATGAATCTCTGAAATTCGGTTATTTCGCATTGAAAAACAGTTGCAATCAGGTTTATGTGGCGGGGCAGTCCCTAGGTGGTCTTCTGGCTTCTGCTGTGGGTTACTATAACGAAGTTTCAGGGATAATAATGTTGAATCCTGCTTTTAAAATCAAGGACTGGAGGTTTCAGTTTATCCCTTTAATGCAATTATTTAATAGTATTTCCAAAAAATCAGATTTTGATGCAAATTATGCAGGTTACTTTTACGATGTCTGGCCTTTAAAAGGCATGTATCAGCTTTATTTGACACAGAAATATGTGAAAAAGAAATTACACGACTATGACTCGCCCGTTCTCCTGGTGCAGGCTATAGAAGATGAAGTTGTTGACTACAAAGGCGTTTTAAGATATTTTGAAAAAATCAAGGCAAAAGATAAGAAAAAAATTCTGGTTGAGGGCAAAGAAGATATGCATGTACTTACCCTCAATAAAAACTCAAAGCAGCAATTTGTCTTTGAAGCTATCAGTAATTGGATAAAGGAGAAGTCAAATGTTCAGCGGTAA
- a CDS encoding metal-dependent transcriptional regulator — MQNRKLSTSMEDYLETIFILQNEGKSARSKDISEKLSVKKSSVTNALQLLSEGGYINYNKYSEVTLTDKGMKYAREVYKRHETIKEFFEHVLQVDSELAEENACKIEHVIDKKVFDKLSCFLEFIMQSDITCVNIEKFRQVCEEN; from the coding sequence ATGCAAAACAGAAAACTCTCAACAAGCATGGAAGATTATCTGGAGACTATTTTCATTTTACAAAATGAAGGAAAATCCGCCAGATCTAAAGATATTTCCGAAAAACTTAGTGTGAAAAAATCATCTGTCACCAATGCATTGCAGCTGCTTTCCGAAGGGGGATATATAAATTATAACAAATACAGTGAGGTAACGCTGACGGATAAAGGGATGAAATATGCCCGTGAAGTATACAAAAGGCATGAAACCATAAAAGAATTTTTTGAGCATGTACTGCAGGTGGATTCAGAGCTGGCCGAAGAAAATGCCTGTAAAATTGAGCATGTTATAGACAAAAAAGTTTTTGATAAACTATCCTGTTTCCTTGAGTTTATAATGCAAAGTGATATTACTTGTGTGAATATTGAAAAATTCAGGCAGGTATGTGAAGAAAATTGA
- a CDS encoding endonuclease MutS2: protein MKYSDSLEFEKFKEIADSEFTSLFAKEKLSSLHPENNLRKIEEKQKLLGETLTIREILKITLPDDSGYHEFYYRLKDPYASFMVEDIGKFRDFHKDVSELKKTLIESDNVVSLRDILKNMFSLSDLIETIDKKVTHDCKVKDSATPELKKIRSSLKTTRQRLIDSLNKLMFGRNSDKFVQEQVIKEIKGRFVIPVKSNFRQYFSGVVYSSSNTGQTLYVEPTAVIDLNNDFENLKSRESDEVYKILRMLLDAIKSHIYEVTTTVNAYTDFAYYFEIAKFYKNKMYTFPEFGEDVIFDSVHHPLIYLLKGAESVPIDFVLRRDNDLAVITGPNTGGKTAALKSAGLNCIIAKCGLPVFGKALKMTDFYSVFADIGDKQSLILDLSTFSSHMLNIKNILDEADKNSLVLLDELGTGTEPKEGAALAVSIIEYLLEKDAKVVVTTHFSEVKKYALKHKEAIIYSVDFDYENFLPKYRLLSGVVGKSNPLVIAGKLGFNETVIKNAENIIARNSSQAEFKLDELNEQKAALERRIFELRQHEQNVLEQKEDVERREKEINRKLRMKESEILEESYSLLQKLKRKVRSKKPVYPEKQLDEDIKATEEKLNNVKKHDKPVENISKGDTVFLEKYNKEAEILDVDKDRVYVDMGGIKVKMNKNDIIGRKINKNAKESVKSSEKVKVSTPPNTAVKREIVVVGKTVDEAWDRVDKFIDEAILANISEIFIIHGRGSGALKRGLRDYLKDDVRINSYKEASPKEGGSAVTVVNL, encoded by the coding sequence ATGAAATATTCCGATAGCCTTGAGTTTGAAAAGTTTAAAGAGATAGCGGATAGCGAATTCACCTCTTTATTTGCCAAAGAGAAACTTTCATCTTTACATCCTGAAAATAATCTAAGAAAGATCGAAGAAAAGCAAAAACTGCTTGGAGAAACATTAACCATTCGTGAGATTTTAAAAATAACCCTCCCGGATGATTCCGGATATCATGAATTTTACTACAGGCTGAAAGACCCTTATGCATCGTTTATGGTGGAGGATATAGGAAAATTCCGGGATTTTCATAAGGACGTTTCCGAGCTTAAAAAAACTCTTATTGAAAGTGATAATGTTGTTAGTCTGAGAGATATCTTAAAAAACATGTTTTCTCTCTCCGATCTGATTGAAACAATCGATAAAAAAGTAACGCATGACTGCAAGGTCAAAGACAGTGCCACTCCAGAGCTCAAGAAGATAAGGTCATCCTTGAAAACTACAAGACAGCGTCTGATAGACAGCCTGAATAAATTAATGTTTGGCAGAAATTCCGATAAATTTGTACAGGAACAAGTGATAAAGGAAATAAAAGGTAGATTTGTTATCCCTGTCAAATCAAATTTCAGGCAGTATTTTTCCGGGGTGGTTTATTCATCCTCCAATACCGGTCAAACCCTTTATGTTGAGCCAACTGCTGTTATTGATCTTAATAACGATTTCGAGAATCTTAAAAGCAGGGAAAGTGATGAGGTTTATAAAATACTCAGGATGCTGCTTGATGCCATTAAGTCTCACATATATGAAGTCACGACGACTGTAAATGCCTACACCGATTTTGCATATTATTTTGAAATAGCAAAATTTTACAAAAACAAAATGTATACATTCCCTGAATTTGGTGAGGATGTTATTTTTGATAGTGTGCATCACCCCCTTATTTATCTGTTAAAAGGAGCTGAGTCTGTACCAATAGACTTTGTGTTGAGAAGGGATAATGATCTGGCCGTTATAACCGGACCTAACACAGGCGGTAAAACCGCTGCACTGAAATCAGCCGGTTTAAACTGTATTATAGCTAAATGCGGACTACCAGTGTTTGGTAAGGCTCTTAAAATGACCGATTTTTACTCTGTGTTTGCAGATATAGGTGACAAACAGTCACTTATTCTGGACTTGAGCACGTTTTCTTCTCATATGTTGAATATAAAGAATATTCTGGATGAAGCAGATAAAAACAGCCTGGTTCTTTTGGATGAACTGGGTACAGGTACCGAACCCAAAGAAGGTGCTGCTCTTGCGGTATCGATAATAGAATACCTGCTTGAAAAAGATGCAAAAGTTGTGGTTACAACCCATTTTTCAGAAGTTAAAAAATATGCATTGAAACATAAAGAAGCAATTATCTATTCGGTGGATTTCGATTATGAAAATTTTCTGCCAAAGTACCGGCTGCTTTCAGGGGTGGTAGGAAAATCAAATCCTCTTGTTATAGCCGGAAAGCTTGGTTTTAATGAAACTGTTATAAAAAATGCTGAAAATATTATTGCCAGAAATTCCAGTCAGGCTGAATTTAAACTGGATGAACTGAATGAACAAAAAGCTGCACTTGAGCGCCGGATTTTTGAGCTGAGACAACATGAACAAAATGTTCTTGAACAAAAAGAAGACGTTGAAAGAAGGGAGAAAGAGATAAACAGAAAACTTAGAATGAAAGAATCAGAAATTCTCGAAGAATCCTATTCGCTGCTTCAAAAATTAAAAAGAAAAGTGAGAAGCAAAAAGCCGGTTTACCCGGAAAAGCAGCTGGATGAAGATATAAAAGCTACAGAGGAAAAGTTAAATAATGTAAAAAAACACGATAAGCCTGTTGAAAATATCAGTAAGGGCGATACTGTCTTCTTGGAAAAGTATAATAAAGAAGCGGAAATACTCGATGTTGACAAGGACAGAGTGTATGTTGATATGGGCGGGATTAAAGTGAAAATGAATAAAAATGACATTATTGGCAGGAAAATAAATAAAAACGCTAAAGAAAGCGTAAAAAGTTCAGAAAAGGTGAAGGTAAGTACTCCGCCAAATACAGCGGTTAAAAGGGAAATAGTAGTGGTGGGAAAAACGGTTGATGAAGCATGGGACAGGGTTGATAAATTCATAGATGAAGCTATTCTGGCGAATATTTCAGAGATTTTTATAATACATGGCAGGGGTTCGGGAGCCCTTAAAAGGGGACTTCGTGACTATTTGAAAGATGATGTTCGTATTAACTCTTATAAGGAAGCCTCCCCTAAAGAAGGTGGGTCAGCGGTTACAGTTGTGAACTTATAA
- a CDS encoding CvpA family protein: MPITDIVILIVIGFFAVKGLFKGLINEVFGLLGLILGYILSFQFYIPLSKIYIYLGISEEVSMGLGFVTAFLLIYIVIFLSGKLLARFFKAIQLGWADKSGGFAFGAFKSAVITGLALSFLLTLTPDNSAFSKNVRNSAISKRLIKITPYVFDMLNKLPEVRKENPFNRE; encoded by the coding sequence ATGCCAATAACTGATATTGTAATTCTCATTGTCATAGGATTTTTTGCAGTGAAAGGATTGTTTAAAGGCTTGATTAATGAAGTTTTTGGACTGCTTGGACTTATTCTCGGTTATATACTCTCTTTCCAGTTTTATATCCCGTTATCCAAAATTTATATCTATCTGGGGATATCGGAAGAAGTATCAATGGGATTGGGTTTTGTAACGGCTTTCCTATTAATCTATATTGTCATTTTTCTTTCAGGTAAACTGCTTGCACGATTTTTTAAAGCCATACAGCTAGGATGGGCTGACAAAAGCGGTGGATTTGCGTTTGGGGCTTTTAAATCAGCTGTTATTACGGGACTCGCTCTTTCTTTTTTACTGACATTAACTCCGGATAATTCGGCATTCAGCAAGAATGTCAGAAATTCAGCAATATCAAAAAGACTTATAAAAATTACACCCTATGTCTTTGATATGCTTAATAAATTACCTGAAGTCCGTAAAGAAAACCCTTTCAATAGAGAATAG
- a CDS encoding GatB/YqeY domain-containing protein — MALKEQILEDMKQFMKDKNQIALGAVRMLRSEIRNAEIEKSGDLNDDEIVKLVSTAVKKRKDSASQYKEAGREDLASKELEEIKVLEKYMPEQLSEDEIRSIVKNEISKLDSPDKKYFGQVMKAVMAEVGNKADGKVVNRIVKEAFDANN; from the coding sequence ATGGCTTTAAAAGAACAGATACTTGAAGATATGAAACAGTTTATGAAGGATAAAAATCAAATTGCTCTCGGGGCTGTGAGAATGCTTAGATCAGAAATCAGAAATGCTGAAATAGAGAAATCCGGCGATCTTAACGATGATGAAATTGTTAAATTGGTCTCAACCGCCGTTAAGAAAAGAAAGGATTCCGCAAGTCAGTACAAAGAGGCGGGCAGGGAAGATTTGGCTTCCAAAGAGCTGGAGGAGATCAAAGTACTTGAAAAATATATGCCGGAGCAGCTTTCAGAAGATGAAATCCGCAGCATTGTTAAAAATGAAATTTCAAAGCTTGACTCCCCGGATAAAAAATATTTCGGTCAGGTAATGAAAGCGGTTATGGCAGAAGTAGGAAACAAGGCGGATGGAAAGGTGGTTAACAGAATAGTGAAAGAGGCTTTTGATGCCAATAACTGA
- a CDS encoding cob(I)yrinic acid a,c-diamide adenosyltransferase produces MSIATGKGDYGSTNLFTGEKISKADLKVETYGTGDELISFLGWLKHDAKYFADFIEWVQIKLYKLNAVLASSAETKKNECVDNFEEDKQYSLDFFLSELEKEYGRLDGFIIPSETPPSSKADICRSICRRFERRVISLSAHEKIDKEILIFINRLSDVLFMMARVMAKREGGTTYGFKRTDT; encoded by the coding sequence ATGAGCATAGCTACAGGAAAAGGTGATTACGGGAGCACAAATCTGTTCACTGGGGAAAAAATTTCCAAAGCTGATCTCAAGGTTGAAACATACGGCACAGGTGATGAGTTGATATCATTTTTGGGATGGCTGAAACATGATGCAAAATATTTTGCTGATTTTATAGAGTGGGTTCAGATTAAGTTATACAAATTGAATGCAGTTTTGGCTTCTTCTGCTGAAACAAAAAAGAATGAATGTGTTGATAATTTCGAAGAGGACAAACAGTATTCACTTGATTTTTTTCTATCAGAGCTGGAAAAGGAATACGGCAGATTGGATGGTTTTATTATACCGTCGGAAACACCTCCATCATCAAAGGCGGATATTTGCAGAAGTATCTGCAGGAGATTTGAAAGAAGGGTGATATCACTATCAGCCCATGAAAAGATTGACAAAGAGATATTAATTTTTATAAATAGATTGTCCGATGTGCTGTTCATGATGGCACGTGTGATGGCAAAAAGAGAAGGAGGAACAACCTATGGCTTTAAAAGAACAGATACTTGA